In one window of Ovis aries strain OAR_USU_Benz2616 breed Rambouillet chromosome 3, ARS-UI_Ramb_v3.0, whole genome shotgun sequence DNA:
- the ZBTB26 gene encoding zinc finger and BTB domain-containing protein 26 encodes MSERSDLLHFKFENYGDSMLQKMNKLREENKFCDVTVLIDDIEVQGHKIVFAAGSPFLRDQFLLNDSREVKISILQSSEVGRQLLLSCYSGVLEFPEMELVNYLTAASFLQMSHIVERCTQALWKFIKPKQPMESKEGCEPQSASPQSKEHQGDARGSPKQDSPCIHPSEDSMDIEDSDIQIVKVESIGDVSEVRSKKDQNQFISSEPTALHSSEPQHSLINSTVENRVSEIEQNHLHNYALSYTGSDNIIMAAKDVFGPNIRGVDKGLQWHHQCPKCTRVFRHLENYANHLKMHKLFMCLLCGKTFTQKGNLHRHMRVHAGIKPFQCKICGKTFSQKCSLQDHLNLHSGDKPHKCNYCDMVFAHKPVLRKHLKQLHGKNSFDNANERNVQDLTVDFDSFACTTVTDSKGCQPQPDATQVLDAGKLAQAVLNLRNDSTCVN; translated from the coding sequence ATGTCTGAAAGATCAGATCTCCTTCACTTCAAGTTTGAAAATTATGGAGATTCAATGttacaaaaaatgaacaaattaagaGAAGAGAATAAATTTTGTGATGTTACAGTTCTCATAGATGATATTGAGGTACAGGGGCATAAAATTGTGTTTGCTGCAGGTTCCCCCTTCTTAAGAGACCAGTTTTTACTGAACGATTCGAGAGAGGTGAAAATCTCCATATTGCAGAGTTCCGAAGTGGGGAGACAATTGCTCTTGTCGTGTTATAGTGGTGTGCTGGAATTCCCTGAGATGGAACTGGTCAATTACTTGACCGCTGCGAGTTTTCTTCAGATGAGTCACATTGTAGAACGGTGCACACAGGCCTTGTGGAAGTTTATAAAGCCAAAACAGCCAATGGAAAGTAAAGAGGGATGTGAACCACAGAGTGCTTCTCCCCAGTCGAAAGAACACCAGGGGGATGCCAGAGGCTCCCCAAAGCAGGACTCACCTTGTATTCACCCATCTGAAGACAGTATGGATATAGAGGACAGTGATATTCAGATCGTTAAGGTAGAATCTATTGGGGATGTATCAGAGGTTAGAAGTAAAAAAGATCAGAACCAGTTTATTTCTTCTGAACCCACTGCTTTACATTCATCCGAGCCCCAGCACTCTCTGATAAATTCAACTGTGGAAAACAGAGTAAGTGAAATAGAGCAAAACCATCTCCACAATTATGCCCTCTCTTACACAGGCAGTGATAACATCATCATGGCCGCGAAAGATGTCTTTGGGCCTAATATTCGAGGTGTAGACAAAGGCCTGCAGTGGCATCACCAGTGCCCAAAGTGTACCAGGGTGTTTCGTCACCTGGAGAACTAcgccaaccatttaaaaatgcacaaactCTTTATGTGTCTACTCTGCGGCAAGACTTTTACTCAGAAAGGCAACCTTCATCGACACATGCGTGTGCATGCCGGCATTAAACCTTTCCAGTGTAAAATCTGTGGGAAAACCTTTTCTCAGAAGTGTTCCTTACAGGATCATCTTAACCTTCACAGTGGAGATAAGCCCCATAAGTGTAACTATTGTGACATGGTTTTTGCACATAAGCCAGTTTTGAGGAAGCACCTTAAACAGCTGCATGGCAAAAACAGCTTTGATAATGCCAATGAAAGAAATGTGCAAGACCTCACTGTGGACTTTGATTCTTTTGCGTGTACAACAGTCACAGACTCTAAAGGGTGTCAGCCGCAGCCTGATGCAACACAGGTCCTGGATGCAGGTAAACTGGCCCAAGCTGTCCTGAACTTAAGGAACGATAGCACTTGCGTGAATTAA
- the ZBTB6 gene encoding zinc finger and BTB domain-containing protein 6, with the protein MAAESDVLHFQFEQQGDVVLQKMNLLRQQNLFCDVSIYINDTEFQGHKVILAACSTFMRDQFLLTQSKHVRITILQSAEIGRKLLLSCYTGALEVKRKELLKYLTAASYLQMVHIVEKCTEALSKYLEIDLSMKNNNQHVDLCQSSDPDVKNEDENSDKDCEIIEISEDSPVNIDFHVKEEESNILQSTVESLTAEREEMRSPELSSVDMGFKDNEIRILHVESISTGGVEDGKFSQPCTSSKASMYFPETQHSLINSTVESRVTEVPGNQDQGLFCENTEGNHGPVNEIQNLEDAFSLRHQCPRCPRGFLHVENYLRHLKMHKLFLCLQCGKTFTQKKNLNRHIRGHMGIRPFQCTVCLKTFTAKSTLQDHLNIHSGDRPYKCHCCDMDFKHKSALKKHLTSLHGRSSGEKLPRHDLEKQNLL; encoded by the coding sequence ATGGCTGCCGAGTCTGATGTTCTGCACTTCCAGTTTGAACAACAAGGAGATGTAGTCTTGCAGAAAATGAATCTCTTGAGGCAGCAGAATTTATTTTGTGATGTGTCAATTTATATTAATGACACTGAGTTCCAGGGGCACAAGGTGATTTTAGCTGCTTGCTCCACCTTTATGAGAGATCAGTTTTTACTCACGCAGTCAAAACATGTCAGAATCACCATCTTGCAGAGTGCAGAAATTGGCAGAAAATTGTTGCTCTCTTGCTACACTGGAGCACTTGAAGTTAAAAGGAAAGAGCTTTTGAAATATTTGACTGCTGCCAGTTACCTTCAGATGGTTCACATTGTGGAAAAGTGCACAGAAGCTTTGTCAAAGTATTTGGAAATTGATCTTTCTATGAAAAATAACAATCAGCATGTTGACCTGTGTCAATCCTCTGATCCAGATGTTAAGAATGAAGATGAAAATTCAGATAAAGACTGTGAGATCATTGAAATTTCAGAAGATAGTCCTGTAAACATAGATTTCCATGttaaagaagaggaaagcaaCATTTTACAGTCTACAGTAGAGAGCTTGacagcagagagagaggaaatgagatCACCAGAGCTGTCTTCAGTAGACATGGGTTTTAAAGACAATGAAATTCGTATCCTCCATGTGGAATCTATCAGTACTGGGGGTGTAGAAGATGGAAAGTTTTCACAGCCTTGTACCTCTTCAAAAGCAAGCATGTATTTCCCAGAAACACAGCATTCACTGATCAATTCTACAGTTGAGAGCAGAGTGACAGAAGTTCCTGGGAATCAAGATCAAGGCTTATTTTGTGAGAACACTGAAGGAAATCATGGTCCAGTGAATGAGATTCAGAATCTAGAGGACGCTTTTTCCCTGAGGCACCAGTGCCCCCGGTGCCCTCGAGGGTTTCTTCATGTTGAGAACTACCTGCGCCACCTTAAGATGCATAAGTTGTTCTTGTGCTTACAGTGTGGGAAAACATttacacaaaagaaaaatctcaacagGCACATTCGAGGGCACATGGGCATACGGCCCTTTCAGTGTACTGTGTGCCTGAAGACATTTACTGCGAAAAGCACACTTCAGGACCACTTGAATATACACAGTGGGGATCGGCCATACAAATGCCACTGTTGTGACATGGATTTCAAGCACAAATCTGCCCTCAAAAAGCATTTAACCTCTCTCCATGGCAGAAGCAGTGGTGAAAAACTACCCAGGCATGATCTGGAAAAGCAAAACCTACTGTAA